One window from the genome of Acidimicrobiales bacterium encodes:
- a CDS encoding PadR family transcriptional regulator, whose product MATRSKRSFFRHGELHLVVLALLAGEPMHGYQLMGELARLFGPAYRPSPGSVYPGIEALTEAGLIAGSDDGGRRVFALTPAGSEALARRLDELLSIEARTGVRLTGAADVEAALDRFVARVRAVAPRLDPATLDEALEAAAARIVQFATASDIPQQSTTTRRIS is encoded by the coding sequence ATGGCGACGCGGTCGAAGCGATCGTTCTTCCGGCACGGTGAGCTGCACCTGGTGGTGCTGGCCCTGCTGGCGGGCGAACCGATGCACGGCTACCAGCTCATGGGTGAGCTGGCCCGCCTCTTCGGCCCCGCCTACCGCCCGTCGCCGGGCAGCGTCTACCCGGGCATCGAGGCGCTGACGGAGGCGGGTCTCATCGCCGGTAGCGACGACGGCGGGCGTCGGGTGTTCGCCCTGACGCCGGCGGGGTCCGAGGCCCTGGCCCGGCGCCTGGACGAGCTGCTCTCCATCGAAGCCCGCACCGGTGTCCGACTCACCGGCGCCGCCGACGTGGAGGCGGCCCTGGACCGCTTCGTCGCCCGCGTCCGGGCGGTCGCCCCCCGGCTCGACCCGGCGACACTGGACGAGGCGCTGGAAGCGGCGGCGGCGCGCATCGTGCAGTTCGCCACCGCCAGCGACATACCGCAACAGAGCACGACGACACGGAGGATCTCATGA
- a CDS encoding 2TM domain-containing protein: protein MTDSFEQAARAERARKQRQRKRGMRAALRIHIAVFLAVQVLLVGIWAMTGAGTPWFVFPLLGWGVGLAAHAAAASDSRWIYGRDDDAEDAR, encoded by the coding sequence ATGACCGACTCATTCGAGCAGGCCGCACGCGCCGAGCGCGCCCGCAAGCAGCGCCAGCGCAAGCGAGGCATGCGCGCCGCGTTGCGCATCCACATTGCGGTCTTCTTGGCCGTCCAGGTGCTCCTGGTCGGCATCTGGGCCATGACCGGTGCCGGGACCCCGTGGTTCGTCTTCCCGCTGCTGGGCTGGGGCGTCGGCCTGGCCGCCCACGCCGCCGCGGCCAGCGACTCGCGGTGGATCTACGGGAGGGACGACGACGCCGAGGACGCCCGATGA